A stretch of Pseudomonas sp. CCC3.1 DNA encodes these proteins:
- a CDS encoding RNA polymerase sigma factor yields the protein MSRFKPDPQGAESFREFYSQILHFLRKRTDNASDAADMTQDVFTQWLGYQDRAKVEQPRAFLFQMARNLLRDHWRRQHVRQTAHSENIEPAHEPVSDERDEPMAAAQRLQRLEQLKSVLAELSPRRREALMLHRFEGLSQAQIAERMGISVSMVEKHIAFALLHCKQHLQRDNGKEQPK from the coding sequence ATGTCTCGCTTCAAACCCGACCCGCAGGGGGCCGAATCCTTCCGCGAGTTCTATTCGCAGATTCTGCACTTCCTGCGCAAGCGCACTGATAACGCCAGCGATGCCGCCGACATGACACAAGATGTGTTCACCCAATGGCTGGGTTATCAGGACCGGGCCAAGGTCGAGCAACCGCGGGCATTTCTGTTCCAGATGGCGCGCAATCTGTTGCGCGATCACTGGCGTCGTCAGCACGTGCGCCAAACGGCACACAGCGAGAACATCGAGCCTGCACACGAGCCCGTCAGCGATGAGAGGGATGAGCCCATGGCTGCTGCCCAGCGCCTGCAACGCCTTGAACAACTCAAAAGCGTACTCGCCGAACTCTCGCCCAGACGCCGCGAAGCCCTTATGCTGCATCGCTTTGAAGGGTTGAGTCAGGCACAAATAGCCGAACGCATGGGGATTTCCGTCAGCATGGTCGAAAAGCACATCGCCTTTGCCTTGTTGCACTGCAAGCAGCATTTACAACGGGATAACGGCAAGGAACAGCCAAAATGA
- a CDS encoding FecR family protein — protein sequence MSPFQPTDTDSIDAQAAHWFTRNRNPRNAQTDKQFSVWHANPAHAQAYAEFESLWGDLGELEQVSKPVALPTKKPAHKRTGFALATAAAILCAIFALNIGTPVPLYQQQVVTYNQGAKTILLPDGSTLNVNANTQLHIDFTARQRDIYLEQGQLYIEVAPNKEHPLVVHAGDAQVNVVGTGFDVRRSQRQLVVSVAHGQVAFMPDAKTSTLLGAQQRATYDYANGSLQEQTLSANEVANWRSGHLAFRNRDLASLVDELGLYRPGVIELAAGPLEHYKVSGNLDVSDPLALVKALPALIPVKTVLLDNGKIRIEPR from the coding sequence ATGAGCCCTTTTCAACCGACCGATACGGACAGCATTGACGCACAAGCGGCTCACTGGTTTACCCGTAACCGCAACCCGCGCAACGCCCAAACCGATAAACAATTCAGCGTCTGGCACGCCAACCCGGCACATGCACAGGCCTACGCCGAATTCGAGTCACTGTGGGGCGACCTCGGTGAACTCGAACAAGTGAGTAAACCCGTTGCCTTGCCCACTAAAAAACCTGCGCACAAGCGTACAGGCTTTGCACTGGCCACTGCGGCGGCGATTTTATGCGCCATCTTCGCGCTTAATATCGGCACGCCAGTACCGCTCTATCAACAACAGGTGGTGACGTACAACCAAGGCGCAAAAACCATTCTGCTGCCCGATGGCAGCACGCTGAATGTGAACGCCAATACCCAGTTGCACATCGATTTCACGGCCCGACAGCGCGATATTTATCTGGAGCAAGGCCAGCTTTACATCGAGGTCGCGCCCAACAAAGAACACCCGCTGGTGGTGCATGCCGGTGATGCGCAGGTCAACGTGGTGGGCACCGGTTTTGATGTGCGCCGCAGCCAACGTCAGTTAGTGGTCAGCGTCGCCCATGGGCAGGTCGCGTTTATGCCCGACGCCAAGACCTCGACCCTGCTGGGTGCTCAACAACGGGCGACATACGACTACGCAAACGGCTCGCTGCAAGAGCAAACCCTCAGTGCCAACGAAGTCGCCAACTGGCGCAGTGGCCATCTGGCATTTCGCAACCGCGATCTGGCCAGTCTGGTGGATGAACTGGGGCTCTATCGCCCGGGTGTCATCGAACTGGCGGCGGGGCCGCTCGAACACTACAAGGTCTCGGGCAACCTGGATGTCAGCGATCCCTTGGCCCTGGTCAAGGCATTGCCCGCCCTGATCCCGGTAAAAACCGTGTTGCTGGACAACGGAAAAATCCGTATCGAACCCCGCTAA